CGCAACCTGGACCTGTCGCTGGAGGCGCTGTATCTGGAGCCGATCGCCCGCAACACGGCCCCGGCCATCGCCGCCGCCGCCGTTGTCGCCACGGCCAAGCAGCCGGACCGCCTGATGCTGGTGTTGCCGGCAGACCATTCCATCGTGGATGAGGCCGCCTGGCGCGCCGCCTTGGACAAGGCCATTCCGGCCGCCGTCGCCGGCGCCTTCGTCACCTTCGGCATCGAGGCGACGCGGGCGGAGACTGGCTACGGCTACATCCGCAAGGGCGACGACCTGGCCGGCAGCGACGGCGTGTTCCAGGTGGCGGAGTTCGTGGAGAAGCCGAACAAGGACACGGCGGAAGGCTACGTCGCCGGCGGCCGGCACCTGTGGAACAGCGGCATGTTCCTGTTCCGCGCCGACCGCCTGCTGGAGGAACTGGGCCAGTTCGAGCCGGCGCTGGTGACCGCCGTGCGTGAGGCCGTGGACCGCCGCAGCGGCGACCTGGATTTCCAGCGCCTGGATGCCGACGCCTTCGCCAAGGCGCCCTCGGTCTCCATCGACGACGCCCTGTTCGCCCGCACCAGCCACGCGGCCGTCGTGCCGTGCGCCATCGGGTGGAGCGACGTCGGATCGTGGAAGTCGCTGCTGGAGGTCCTGCCGGTGGATGAGCAGGGCAATTTCCAGCGCGGTGACGTGGTGCTGCAGGACACCACCGGCAGCTACGTGCG
The DNA window shown above is from Azospirillaceae bacterium and carries:
- a CDS encoding mannose-1-phosphate guanylyltransferase/mannose-6-phosphate isomerase encodes the protein MDKAQILPLILSGGSGTRLWPLSRELYPKQFLPLTGETSLLQQTMQRCHGAGLGPAMIISSHEHRFVVAEQARNLDLSLEALYLEPIARNTAPAIAAAAVVATAKQPDRLMLVLPADHSIVDEAAWRAALDKAIPAAVAGAFVTFGIEATRAETGYGYIRKGDDLAGSDGVFQVAEFVEKPNKDTAEGYVAGGRHLWNSGMFLFRADRLLEELGQFEPALVTAVREAVDRRSGDLDFQRLDADAFAKAPSVSIDDALFARTSHAAVVPCAIGWSDVGSWKSLLEVLPVDEQGNFQRGDVVLQDTTGSYVRTDGILTTVLGMDNVIVVTTPDAVLVANKDRMEGLKGIVATLKKANRREAVARPRVYRPWGYYQTLHEGERFQVKRLTVKPGHKLSLQKHFHRSEHWVVVNGTATVTRDNETIIVRENESIHLPLGCTHRLENVGKIPLNLIEVQSGAYLGEDDIVRLEDSYGRI